ctcatggcaaacacaggggagacaaatgagtgcgtagcacccggatctatcaaaacacgagcctcataagaaatgGACGGAAGAATACGCCTggcgcatttgaagcttgagcatcctggtgggtcagggtgaaaacccgagcttgacccctaccgagtggcgtaaccacgatcgacttctacctcctgatctgcctccaaatccacgtcccccttgtcctcggccctgttggccactgaactgactgcctgccatgttggaagcacccggatacaactgtcgaggaacattcgcaacagaaccctgtgaccccatctgtggctcgctgaacatggggcattctctagcaaagtgacccggttggccacacctgaagcatactcctgatcccatcaaacaaggtcccgaatgtcctcttccacactgtgcacaaggtgccaaggaggatctgaactgcaccaGGCTGCTGTACCTGAGCTGTTACCCTTCTTTGGATCCGTACCACAGTGCAATCCTCGTGgtctgtgtctaaaaccacttctcttgctcctaccctttcctctgtaattactctggccaccactgtccggagtacccatggaagggacacctgaggaaccctctgctctgtttttctttgctcttccgctgtcatccacagcatagctaatctcaatcatgcagctcgatcaaccaccacatcaaaagatcgatccgacatcatggccagttcgcatacctcctgtcaagcccctttaggaaccttttcaccttcatagtctctgtagatactgctgtcggggcatatctgctcaattcgaaatgcagtagcatattcatctctggacacgccattctgtcttaaggcctcaaaggcccaccgcttcgatctctgaagctttacgcacaaaccgattgataaaagttccacaaaccgagcccatgtcaaaccctccatccggtaacacgtagtcattcatccattgcctaggcatgggccccatgacgtcttgcatacattctatcaatcttctatcgatCAATCGTAATTACATTCTGCACATgcgagaatccaaaaaccgatatgcatcgtctgacacatcataggtaccaggcaccaacttcttaaaatttatgatctgtttgtaaggttcccctcttggtgcggtgccatcatgtcgatggttctctgcagaccagctagagtagctgccatggggtccatgggaccctgtgccatgaaagactgttcctgaactgtgggtagctgctcttctacttgagcagctctaggcctcctacccgcctcctggcagcgcctcatctgtcttgacacctcgtcgggcacatcCAGTTacagtgcagtggcagctctcctgcttctacgcattttcctgaaattcagcagcattagcccacaaaattcaaaactgcacattgcacagctctatagactcatattcatacataacatatggagcagaaactagaagcaaagatgacaatgcaagacgaatatggaccctaattttccgcatgtgactcctagtagactcttcccaacacttagacaacttttccctaggaatctggagcctaagctctgataccacatttgtcacgacccaacctatgggccggaccggcactaggacctgggccagcctaaagcccccgaggcccgtagtaagccttaactattcattaacccaactctaaggcccatttgggcccaatatcaagaaaacaaacggacagagtccggccataaaatggatttTCCaatggggagttttcgactcacccgacctgtaaacacaatatatagtcaattggggagctcagctcaccctccacatactcatcaacataataataaatgggagctcagctccctcatccaatccatcaaacatgacttaaaatattaagtttacaggtccaacatgataataatattacagaccaaattcaaataattactgctaacacatgcggaaattctaggagtaattaaaattacacaatattgataaacaacctgcgaggtaaaaaggcggagttaacctgaacaaaatatcctcccgtggctgtaaaaatttttgaacaggagtgagcgttcgactcgagtaaaatatcaatcttaactataatctctataactatctcaaactaatgcaactttgtagagtgaaatgcaacatacacaacattttcacatcataacatcaaaaggtaatttggagcactcacacacctgtagtatcaatcataacatatgggagtgatcccctatctgactctcttaaatccaactggtgcggcccaattactcaagctcggacttccacttaataaccaaatcgagggtcccagaattactcaagcgtgactacccctcgaaggatcgggtcccaattactcaagcgtgatcgccgccctatccatagtccacaccatatcacacgcactccaacgcacgctgctgctccaaattaccacaacaacatccatggcacatcaacgattatgaatgcaacatatatCGTGCCtagaatttaactacataaatatatgcatataagtgatgcatgggcatctttgaacatataataatatcgaaattataattaaaattaatattctactcacagacttgacgacaaattacttgtggcggtggcggaggaagaaggtcatctgcTCACTgataatcatattacatttatttaatacaatcgactcaatacaaacaaagaaaagaccaattacgtcctaagttgtGCAGAAAATCCTAagtagtctccctatacctaggacctacccaactgcaaaagggttcaaaacacacttctatactcacaatccatatatcaacagttcaatcatatcacacagcccctccaggcccatcaaatcgatcatccatcacaatacgcaaaatttcaatttagtccttattattgatcatttttgcaaaaagcgcccaaacaagctctaaaaattataaaactttgcctcatggtccttagcaatattactaagctattgcaaaagaatcgtaattttctaagctaccacgaatattttatggatttttaatcctatttaagcactagaaaattacgtaaaaactaggttcgggtttacctttgccgattccgacttgaggacgctcgggcgtcgacaatggggctagccaaaacctcggcccaattcggagacttttccgtcaCGGTccatgcggcgaaatttgcatCTTGGTCAAtcagaatttccgcgaatcgaggatacctacacggcccataacacggggttagcacgaaatttttcagaattttctaagctcatttaatgctcgaaattacactgcgaagttccgtgggacccaccaaaaaacggtgtcggaaaaatttgaaatttatgtcgttgcgaagctctcgacgaatggagcgtgctggtggcctcggtttcctcgtgggattcacggttttcgagaaatctagcccaaaagtcgaaatgggctaaaatcttcccgagcaaaaatcggacaaaccgctcgatggatttcggcgttcttggtgtctatggaaagctctcgccgagtagatgattttagacacaagacctggtccaattggtggccggatcggcggtTGGCCGAGAAATGGAGCGACGCAGcgcgaggaggagagagaaaagaaagagaaaagagagggacgacgcgcgcgggagaagaaaaaggaaagggagccggttcgattcgaccggtccgatccggtccggttcgattcggccggttcgattcgaaatacaaaattttgaatttttactctgcctcgggaccgaaaacgaggtccaaaaattccgaaaatattccgtaaaactcagaaaaatacgtagactccaaatatatttttagttttgccacgtggtctttaaattaatttttaaaaatcatcaaagtttttattttcggaaaatcgaacccgatttttaaaatccgaaaaatctcaaaaaaatttctaaaatttaaataaaattgaaatatcaaaaatactcataaataataaaatttggggtgttacagtagaTGAGAAAAATATGAAGAGAGaggaataaggaaaaataaaaaggaaataagaaagagagaattaaactaatttagaaataaaatataattataggaCTAAATAGTTAATGAAGTTAAATTATAATGATTAATTGATGTGTTGTTCTAAATtagagactaaataattaattttattaaaataaaaaaaattaaataataatataatttactaataaaaaaattgacaattgaacgaaatatttaataaaaaaataaaaattaaataatatattttttaaaatataaaaattaaattattaattttattaaaatataaatacaaaATAATAATCTACCCTATTATAAATTGAACATCCATCTATCGAACAAGAAAAGGAATAGAAAAGTCAGAATCCCTGGTAGCGTATTGTATTGAGACGGGGGATAAAAGCCCCCCCTATCCAAATAGAGTGGTAAAGCTGCGGGATTGGTAGAAACGAAGGTCGACAAGCCTTAAAAACTAAAAACAAGCCGAGAGAAAATTTCTTCCTCTATTGttagcgagagagagagagagagagacagctaGATGGACCACAAAAACATCCCTAACCCTAATCCTACTATATTCTAATGATTTTAACATGGACATCCTAACAACTATTTTATAGTTATATTTCATACCCTATGAACcttcatttttattatttctaaAGAATATGTAATTGAATATTCTGATTAttaaaatgaagaaaatattgatattttaaaaattattagaataatataattatttatattagtcAAACAGtagtttaaaataaataaattagttaTAAGTAAGGAgagtaatttatttataattttttattatttacttatttttaatattttttttaatatataaattaaattaaatattaatttacttataattttttatttataaatagatttacttatttataagttaaattaaatattttcttaattttaattaaatttttaaagtaaAGTCTATCTGTTTGTTAATTCACACTTTTAAGTCTGTGAATTCTAACACTATGTGTGACATGTTATTCTTGTTTAATTTTAGAATTTCGCCATTGACATGCATTGTGAATTTGTGAGAAGGACGATGGTATATTATTGCAAAGTGAGTCTTCTCATTTATGTATGGGCTCAAGTTCCCACATGAAATGTCCATTTAAAGATAGATCCACAGGACAACCTTGTTTTCCACTTGGCAACTTCTTGTCCAACTAGGCTGACATGTTTTGAAATGGTCCCTTTCAattttcagatttttttttttttttttaaattgaagatATGGCTGGCACTGGCTTCAGAACAACTCTTGAATCCTGATGATCATGCAGTAGAAAATTGCTTGGACCAATTACTGGGAAGATGGGTAAAGCAGGCCAGCAGCACCAGTGTACAACTTTTTATTGACAACCATTCATTTCCGTGAATTGCTCCCAATTACAACAAGTGGATTGTTAAGACACCCATGCAAATGGTCACCGTCACGGTAGGTTCAAGAAAGCAAATGAACATGAACGTATTGACTCATGGAGACATGCTGTGTGAACAATGAAAGGGAAGTTTGCGGACATGAATTTGGCTACCAGTTCTTCTGATGTGGTCTGCAATCAAAGGATAATTCAATACTTTGATAATTATATATAACGcctttcatattttaaaaaataaattttttatgaatATGAAAGTATACTCTTTTTTAATATATCTGAAATATTTTATACTAATTATGCCGTGGAGCCAAAAATTTCTATTGAGATGCACACTTGCCCTTTTGTTGACCGACTAAAAGTAGAAATATTTCACCAACAATACAACATGAGCGATAGGAATTGGAGGGTAAAATTTATCACATCGGAGTTCAGTGTGTTGGTCTGAAGCACTAGGCCTTCATACGAACACGGAAATTATATCCTCAATCATTGGTGAATTTTCATTCTCAGACTTCCGCAGGCAGTAAATGCACCTGTATTTTATGAAATATGAAGAAATAGCTGAAGGGCAATTGTCTATGCATGTGGGGGTAAAAAGGTCTAGCAAACTCTGGATAGAAGGCAAAAGCATGTATCAACCATCTGCCATGCCCATGAACGACTATGGCCCTCCAGCCTTGTACAAGCTGACACGGGTTTCCAGCAGAATCCCACACACCATAGGAGCCGTATGCCCATGTAGGCGCCCATACAACAGATTCTTATTCATTTTACAGCCTAAACCGAAAGCAACACTGCAACTACATATCATTAACAATTCTGTAAATTGCTATCCACTGTTCTCTCTCTGAGCATGACTCCTAATGCACAAAAGAACCTATGCCCCGCACAGATGCAATCATGGCCGCCTTTTCAGGCAAAGCTGCATGCTCATACATTATCAAAAGAAAGAGAATGATCTTCTTGGAAAAGTCTAGCAATACTGACAAACTGTTACTAATGTTGTCAAGCATGAATTGAAATTTCAAATTTGGTTCTGCTTGATTATTTAGATAACTGCCAGTACAAGATAACCATGTACTAACACAATTCAACCTCTGGGACAAATGATTGGAATAACAAATTTATAAAGCAGATGCATAATCCATCACCCTCCAGCTACGGTAAAACAATATACCACAtaaaagtaaactttcaacaagaaATTAACTCCCATAAGCAAAAGCTACAAAGGAATGCTATGAAGCTCTCAAGGAATGGTGCGCTGATAGAGCGGCAAAGCTCCCAAAGCCTCACGTTCAGCTCTTTCCTTCTTCACCTGCAAAACATAACAAACAAAACATTTTCCAAGTTTCAAACTTGCAGGTAATTTTACCATTGGATTGAATTGAATCTTCATAAATACACATCTTCAAGCCAATCCCACCAAACCTCAGCAACTTCTCTTCCCCAAACAAAGTAAACTAAAAGAAAACACATATGCATTTTTTTTCTGCAGCTAAGCTTATTCAATTTCTAAAAGTTACAGTGCATTTCTTACAAACAACTGTAACAATGCCTCGTGTACTTGGAAACATCACCTTTTGAGCAATTCTTCTAATGAATTTATCacttaagaaaggaagaagtAATCCTAGCAAATGGCTAGATGAGAAACAGAGCCATTACTCAGCCCAGTTCATTCATTTAGACAAGTACCAAAAACATTCTAGATTTGATCATTATCCATTAATGATGCAGAATGCttctactcaactcaactaagcttttgtcccaaatatttattggagtcggctatatgaattctctttttccactctaaatgattttgggttaaatcctcagaaatgtataatgcttctaggtcaggttgtactactctcctccaagtcaatttaggtctaccccttctttttttTCTAATAATGCAGAatgcttaataaaaaaaaaaaattgatgccAAGCATACTCATTTAAACAACATTCATCTTGAAATGGATCGTGTAGGGAAATAATACAGAACATTGATAGCATACTTCATTGTTATTATATTAGCTATGATTAAATTTTTGGGAGTTGCCACAGTTGACACCTTCCGTGTATGATGAGACACAAGACTATTAGCTTTGTCACATAACAAAGCTGCAATTACGAAGGCTTCAATAGATATATGCAACAGGCATTATAGATTGGTCCAAGGCCATTAGATAGAATTTACTAACTAGTACAAAATATAAAAGATATAAGCAAACTGCTCAGCAATATTATACGAAATAACTAGCAGTGTGAAACTGTGAATCACAACACCAAATCCACTTAAAGGCTCTGTTTGTTTGATTGAAAATATTTTCCTAGAAAACACTTTCTATATTTTCTGACGTTCAAGGCACTCAGAAAAATTAATCaacaaaagatattttcttagttaaagggaaaactaagtcgaAAATGACTTCCTTTTTATCTCACGAACTTTAACAaacttattaaaatgtgaaataaCTTATTAATGCATCACATAAACAATTAAACATATATCCATTAGTTTTCCGGTCACCACCAATCATCCTTGACCACTGAAAGCCACCACCAGTTGGTGGCGGTTGCTGTGGTCAATGATGGCCACCCAAATTTATCAttttcatgtttttttttttctcatatgcAATAATAAATAGTAAAAAAATTGCTATTTTAGTCCAAACATTTTTATAGTATTATAAATTGAAAGAAGATTAACTTTTTTCAGGGTACTTAAaacaatagaaaataattttactttgtttttcaACATTGTGACCACAAAAAGGAAAACAAGTTATTTTCTCTGACAATATTTCATTAGACAACATTTTCCATAGACAGGTCATCTTTCATGAAACAAACAGAGCTTAAATCAGTAAATGGACACAAACAAAAGGTTGGTCAAAAGTATTTTCGTAGATCATATTGAAATGCAATAGAATGTAATGAAAGTGAGGTAAAATATTGGATAAGAAACTCATTCCATCAAATTCCATTATGCTCTATTACAATCTATATCAAACATGTCCTAACTTCACTCATCATATCACCATGCAACAACCACAAAATACATAACAGCATTCTTTACAtactatttataaattataagttttgctagctatatcgaaaattcaaagcATTTATAACAATTCACATGAAAAACAGGCAAGATTCGTATATTAAAGCTATTAACAGAAAAACTATTTGAAGATAAAGGCAAATAACTAAGAAGGCAAAGTAGATAAATACTTCAAAACGACTTACAAGTGCCAGCATATCTTGAAGGTAGCTCCTGAAAGGGGTTTGCATGGCCTGCAAAAGTGCAAAGAAAACAAAATTGAAGCTTGTGAGATCTCCATGTATAGTTAAATAACATATTTTAAAATAGATGCACATACAAAATACAACTAGCCAACAACAGTGGACAGTCGATACTCCGTATTGTGATCACGCCTTTACCAAATACAAGAGTTATTTAAATAATAAGCTCATACCGATgcttaatcatacaattaaaagCAACTCCAAGCCTCTAATCCTAAGTCTTTGGTCGATTATTCACAATGCGTGTTATGTAGATTTTATCATTTTAATGCCGCAAAGTTCAAGGATTTCACAATCTAAGCATTTCAATGTTAATATTTTCCCAAATATAAAGCTTGACCACCAACACATACTTGAGATATGTAACAATGCATACATAGAATCAATCAAATCCCTAACCCATAATAGAGATTTAAACAGCAAAATAATGAACACCTGTAGGTCCTCGGGAAGGTACTCGTGCTTCATGGAGAGGTCCATGGCGCGCTTGAGGCGCTGGTTACGAGCATCCACAATCTCTCTAGGGAGCCGATTAAGCGCCTCCTTGATGTCCAGTTCGTAGTAGGGATCGTAAAGATCGTCGTATCTAAGGCCtattaattcaaataattaacataaaatctACGTTCACATATGCGGTTGCATGTATTGGAATCAGGAAGAAATTTAGGGTTTCGAAAATGCTAACCATATTTGCGAAGGCGTTTGGAAAGAGCTTTCATGTGCTGTTTAGCGAACCAGTTCTTCCTTGGATCAATAAATGATTGCAAAAACGACGACATTTTCGCACTTTGATCTCTTCTCCTCTATGCGCAACTTTGAAGCTTTCACCTTCTGGCTGTGTCTATTTTCTGGAACAATCGTCTGGTGCCTTGGGAGAATTTTTGGGCACAGCGAAAAGACATTTTCAAAGGGTTGGGGTGTGAGGAAACGGCGTCGTAATATGCTAATCTTGGGCCTATACAACTAATCTGGAACTACTGGCCTTGGGCCCTAAATATTAATGTAAGGTTGAAAAGCCAACCTAAGGCTTTTTAATAAGCCTAAGCATAGCCCTGAGCCTCCTTAGTTGGCAAATACTCTTGGCCTAtttatatgttttatttttttctttgcaaGTGATTTGGTTCAACATGCTCATTATATTCCTGCATGCTTATGCATTATGCTGCCTGTTTTTCCCAAAGGCCCATCCCAGCAGAAGAAAAGCATTCTTACCAACAGGTTATTTCAATTAGTAAGGTTGTGAGCCCTTTTTGTCATCGTTACACATATAATTAATCAAATAGTATGAATAGAATCGATCGACAACATAATTTTAGCTTCAATAATTGTCATCAAATTATCACGCCATGCATTGAAGGTGAGTGGCAACCCACTATTCACTTTCCGCTCATGTCTGAGACATAAGCATCTTTAGTCTTTGATCAGGCTTCTGAGCGCTATCACTAGCAgtaattgatttgattttgaagATCACTTTACGAAATCTTGCTGGCCCATTAAAGATTTACAGGATCTTAGACTAACTTTGAGAAAGAAACAATGGGTAGAATTACATTGGATCACGTGGAAAAATGGTAAATTTCAGCACTTTCTAAAAGAGATATGGTTTTGATTAAAGAATGGTGGAAGCGACGACGGACGACAATGGCTGGCCTTTCATGTTTGTGCCTTTTGTTTTCATATTCGACATACCAATGAACCTTGCCTTTAACTTGACCCACATGAGACATTTCGAATCTTCTCCTGAATGGGATGTGTTTGGAGAAGAAACTGTTTGCTGTGGTTTGATTCCATAATTGAAGACTAAGGACGAAGATTGGAATCTTACTTGATCAAAACATGAATACATGTCTTTGTATCTATTGTCCAATTTCAATGTGAAGCAAACAAGCCAGAAAGAGTCTTGCCGGTAAGAACTGTGGCAGAGAAGACAACGTTCGCCACGGGTTGGTTTGATCCGTGAACTGGATTGGATTAATTTCGGGCCTTGAACTGATCTGAAATCAGTGGTAAGCCATTTGAATTAGATCAGAATCAGTCGGTTCAAATAGTTAATTTCGATTCGATTTATTTTAAAGAAGAAGAAATAACCAATGAAGAGATGCCACGCGGTGACTCTTCCTATGTGCCACATGGGCTATCCCTTATTTAGTTGAGAAATTATAATAACTAATCATCAACCATTGTGTTGCATAATAATTAAGAgatcttatatttattttttattgaaccTAAATAAATTGAACTTTAAccgattagttttgaatttttttaaaatcaatttaattagtttgatttgattttaataaaaaaaatttgattgaatcaaattaaaatcATCCAATAAAGagtattaattcaaaaatttaattcgattaattattttagtttaaaatagatattattaaaataattattaagttaagcaaattaaattataattaaataaagataaattaaaataaaaatttaaacttaattgggtcttatttaataaaattaattttatttttaaaataaaattttaaatattttatacttttatattccaaatattttatattttttaataaaattattttttaaaactataccaATGCTAATTAATGGTAAACACATATATGAAagctaattaaaattaatgatttaaaaaggaaaaaaaaagtgtaATAAAAATTGGGTGGTTAGAGCACTTGACAATTGGTCGCTCCACACTCAAATGTAATAAAATTATGTTGGTGAAAACTACATCAAATATAATTAAGCCCTGTgagattttgaaaaaaattaagaatataatagtcatttgaataaaaaataaaagttaaattaatttaagtccctttacttttaataaaattaatatttatatatatatatatatatatatatatattttaagaaatgtagtactcaattttttttttaattttataacaatCTACTTACACAATTAAAATGTTATATAATTAATCTTTATAAATTTACTTTAAATAACATTTTAGTCCTTGAATTTTTaggtaaaaattaatttttaatttctaagAAAATCAAAGATAAGAGgtaaaatgttattttatttaaaaaaagttatatatatatatatatatatatatattttaaataaaaataatttatttcaattcttaaaaattgagtatttaagtGTGAATTTCACTAAttttgaataaatttaataatttatccaataaaagaaaatttaacaAATTTCTCTTTAGGTAAACGATATGCTTAAAGTTTTagctaaaaatttttttaaaaaaatttatactaaaaatcaatgaaaatttATAACATCCTGAATTTTTAAAGCTGTTATAATACAAAATATATTATAGAATAACAAAgttataaatttcaatttaatactTAGATTTTTTGATAAATTAATAATGAAAAATCAGTTTTAGTATATTCTTTCTATTTCtcttatttaatcattataacattctattgagtttggtaaattttctttaataataaaatttaatgagttagtaaaaaatttaaaaatatgaataTTTAGTTTTATACAAAATTCttcataatttcttaatttttttcctaatatcaaagttgaggtatactcaaaattttttaagctaataacaaatttatcaatataaaaaataaaaaattttattaattttgtagaaagattgtgattttaattttcataaaaagaaatatataaatttattttcacataattatataaaataaatccctaaataaattttttaactcCGTCACtacttaaatattatataaatcaataaaattaatgaTAGTTCTAGCCCATGGCTTTGTTACAAATCACTCCCTTTATATCTTTTTACtttgtattaaaaataaataaataaattgaattcAAACTTAGTTATTatccaaaaaaattaattattttaaatattttgtattaataattaattagttttattattttttaaattaacaacGAGATTATACAaagatatataatttttaatttttaaaatttgaaaaaaatttgttAAAAATTATCTATTTGTtagcagattttttttttttaaatatttaatatattaaaataccgtttaatttttaaaatttgaaataagtttgttaataaattatttttattattttttaaattattttaatttaacctATTAAAATGACACATGAAAGTCAAATGACTTTGAAAGACATTTTTGACTGCTTTAGCTTCTATACAGGCGCCACATGGCCCAAAGCAGCTCGATGCCAGTCGCGTAAGTTAACGAGCGCAACTGCAGCAGAGGCGCGCAGAGCAAAAACAGAGAAAAACACACACTGAAATACTTAGGAGAATGAGAAAGTGAAGCAAATCCCTGATAAAAGTAGCAATGTCGATGAAGAAGAGATCAATGGGGTTGTTTTCTTGTGGACAAGGACTCATAGAAGAAGGAGGAAGAGGAATGGGATGTCACGAAGACGATGAGATTGAGAAATTCTCAACAGATGATAGAAGCTATTTTAGC
The sequence above is a segment of the Hevea brasiliensis isolate MT/VB/25A 57/8 chromosome 11, ASM3005281v1, whole genome shotgun sequence genome. Coding sequences within it:
- the LOC110637335 gene encoding cytochrome b-c1 complex subunit 7-2, mitochondrial translates to MSSFLQSFIDPRKNWFAKQHMKALSKRLRKYGLRYDDLYDPYYELDIKEALNRLPREIVDARNQRLKRAMDLSMKHEYLPEDLQAMQTPFRSYLQDMLALVKKERAEREALGALPLYQRTIP